Proteins encoded by one window of Actinomycetota bacterium:
- a CDS encoding hybrid sensor histidine kinase/response regulator has translation MTDRPEATILAVDDEPANLQLLMHIFANDDGIRIRTVSDARLALAAFERIAPDLVLLDIGMPHLDGFQVMRQLLATIPEQSFVPIIIMTADVDPGLRREALTMGAHDFLNKPFDTSEVRLRIRNFLRTRQLYVDLDQQRHLLEQRVAERTEDLQRANDALRAADRMKSDLLAMVSHEMRTPLTVIAGFTELITGRWDQLLTTQRATYVDAIRRSVSRLEAMIENLLLAAQLHGREEATPATTADTGTSTVRIDELLRRAVMDSGLCSASVQVDCAPDVAVPVDPSVLQPAVTNLLDNARKYGQPPIEVACTLDDGFIDISVRDHGEGVPEEFIDQMFERFTQASVGNLRTATGTGLGLWIARGLARAHGGELTYEPATPGALFRLRIPFPSPSSTDTERS, from the coding sequence GTGACCGATCGCCCGGAGGCAACGATCCTCGCGGTCGACGACGAACCCGCGAACCTCCAGTTGCTGATGCACATCTTCGCCAACGACGATGGGATACGGATCCGGACGGTGAGCGATGCACGGCTGGCGCTCGCCGCCTTCGAGCGGATCGCGCCCGATCTGGTCCTACTCGACATCGGGATGCCTCACCTAGACGGGTTCCAGGTCATGCGCCAACTACTGGCGACGATCCCCGAACAGAGCTTCGTTCCCATCATCATCATGACCGCCGATGTCGATCCGGGGCTGCGTCGAGAAGCCCTCACGATGGGCGCCCACGACTTCCTCAACAAACCCTTCGACACCTCCGAGGTCCGCCTGCGGATCCGCAACTTCCTACGGACCCGCCAGCTCTACGTCGATCTCGATCAGCAGAGGCACCTGCTGGAACAGCGCGTCGCCGAGCGCACCGAGGATCTTCAGCGCGCCAACGACGCGTTGCGTGCCGCGGACCGCATGAAGTCGGATCTCCTGGCCATGGTGTCGCACGAGATGCGTACGCCGCTGACCGTGATCGCGGGCTTCACCGAGCTGATCACCGGTCGCTGGGACCAACTGCTGACGACGCAGCGTGCGACGTACGTCGACGCGATCCGGCGCAGCGTCAGCCGCCTCGAGGCCATGATCGAGAACCTGCTGCTCGCGGCGCAACTGCATGGCCGCGAAGAGGCGACTCCCGCTACAACCGCTGACACTGGCACCAGCACTGTGCGTATCGATGAGCTTCTCCGACGAGCAGTGATGGACAGTGGACTCTGCTCCGCTTCTGTGCAGGTCGACTGTGCTCCTGACGTGGCCGTACCCGTGGACCCGTCGGTCCTTCAGCCCGCTGTGACCAACCTCCTCGACAACGCACGCAAGTACGGCCAGCCCCCGATCGAGGTGGCGTGCACCCTCGACGACGGCTTCATCGATATCTCCGTCAGGGACCACGGCGAAGGGGTGCCCGAGGAGTTCATCGACCAGATGTTCGAACGCTTCACGCAAGCGAGCGTCGGCAACCTCCGTACGGCTACGGGAACCGGACTGGGCCTGTGGATAGCGCGCGGCCTCGCGCGCGCGCACGGGGGCGAGCTCACCTACGAGCCCGCGACACCTGGCGCCCTGTTCCGACTGCGTATCCCGTTCCCGTCACCGTCCAGTACGGATACGGAACGATCCTGA
- a CDS encoding hybrid sensor histidine kinase/response regulator, whose product MNTHVLVVEDSRTQAEALQDHLTTAGYEVTVARDGAEALAMLSGEDRHDLVITDVVMPQMDGYELCRTIKADQSLHLLPVILLTSLRDPVDIVRGLEAGADNFLTKPYEPARLLSRVDSALQSHRDRADGGRFRMGAEVRLLGHRFTVDVDRQQILDLLMGSFEDLVYANARLRDQEVELVRAREDAVAANQAKSAFISRLAHELRNPLGVVSAYGDLLLDDDLSDRHRKAIEAIRTSGHRMFQLIKDLSDIEGIESGELQLSRDRVRVAPVLDDAIEQTRLLAQRHDVEVTVHGDADIEVVADDRRLCQTLTNLISNAIKYNRAGGTVQLTCLPPSGGTVRIAVADTGRGIAPEDLPRLFVPFDRLDADRDIEGSGIGLPLVQELLASMGGSLHVESEPGSGSTFTVEIPAAGPTTDVEEES is encoded by the coding sequence ATGAACACGCACGTCCTCGTCGTCGAAGACAGCCGGACCCAGGCCGAAGCCCTGCAGGATCACCTGACCACCGCCGGGTACGAGGTCACCGTGGCACGCGACGGGGCCGAGGCCCTGGCGATGCTCTCGGGCGAGGACCGGCACGACCTGGTGATCACCGACGTGGTGATGCCGCAGATGGATGGGTACGAGCTGTGCCGCACGATCAAGGCCGACCAGAGCCTTCACCTGCTACCCGTGATCCTGCTGACCAGTCTGCGCGATCCGGTGGACATCGTGCGCGGCTTGGAAGCAGGCGCGGACAACTTCCTCACCAAGCCCTACGAGCCGGCGCGTCTGCTGTCGCGTGTCGACAGCGCGCTGCAGTCGCACCGTGACCGGGCCGACGGCGGACGCTTCCGCATGGGAGCCGAGGTGCGCTTGCTCGGACACCGCTTCACCGTCGATGTCGACCGCCAGCAGATCCTGGACCTGCTCATGGGCAGCTTCGAGGACCTCGTGTACGCCAACGCCCGTCTGCGCGACCAGGAGGTGGAACTGGTCCGCGCCCGCGAGGATGCGGTGGCTGCCAACCAGGCCAAGAGCGCCTTCATCAGCCGACTCGCGCACGAGCTGCGCAACCCTCTCGGCGTCGTCAGCGCGTACGGCGACCTGCTCCTCGACGATGACCTCAGCGACCGACATCGCAAGGCCATCGAGGCCATCAGGACGAGCGGCCACCGCATGTTCCAGCTCATCAAGGATCTCAGCGACATCGAAGGGATCGAATCCGGGGAGTTGCAGCTGAGCCGGGATCGGGTCCGGGTCGCTCCCGTCCTCGATGACGCCATCGAACAGACACGCTTGTTGGCGCAACGCCACGATGTGGAGGTGACGGTGCACGGCGACGCCGACATCGAGGTGGTTGCCGACGACCGACGGCTCTGCCAGACGCTCACCAACCTGATCAGCAACGCGATCAAGTACAACCGTGCAGGCGGAACCGTCCAGCTCACCTGCCTCCCACCATCCGGTGGGACGGTCCGGATCGCGGTCGCCGACACGGGGCGCGGCATCGCCCCAGAGGACTTGCCCCGGCTGTTCGTGCCGTTCGATCGACTCGACGCCGACCGCGACATCGAAGGAAGCGGCATCGGCCTGCCACTGGTACAGGAACTGCTCGCCTCGATGGGCGGGAGCTTGCACGTCGAGAGCGAACCTGGATCAGGGAGCACGTTCACGGTCGAGATCCCCGCAGCGGGGCCCACGACGGACGTTGAGGAGGAGTCGTGA
- the cheB gene encoding chemotaxis-specific protein-glutamate methyltransferase CheB: MSDLIRVLVADDSATSRTFLVGILSAHPGIVVVGQARDGAEAVALTTRLQPSIVVMDAVMPGMDGFEATQRIMADVPTPVLVVTSALDPSDVALALRSVEVGALAVLPKPTGGTDDGARREAAGFARKVVTLASVRVIRRYPGAGSRGQRRSATDVATAQVVSPRRAVIEIVAVAASTGGPRVVYELLSALPRDLPVPVLVVQHIAEGFVEGFARWLDAGTELVVRLAVEGEPLTPGTVLVAPEDRHLRVDHLRRVVLDDGPPIGGFRPAATALFESIAEAYGDRGAGVMLSGLGDDGLAGLLSLHASGGVVLAQDEATCAVFGMPGVVAAAGIAQTVGPVGALAEQILQHTAKAVT, from the coding sequence GTGAGCGATCTCATCCGCGTACTCGTTGCCGACGACTCTGCGACGTCGCGGACCTTCCTGGTCGGCATCCTGTCTGCTCACCCGGGCATCGTCGTGGTGGGGCAAGCCCGGGACGGAGCCGAGGCGGTGGCGCTGACCACGCGCTTGCAACCCTCGATCGTCGTCATGGACGCGGTCATGCCCGGGATGGACGGGTTCGAAGCCACCCAACGGATCATGGCCGACGTCCCGACTCCGGTGCTGGTCGTCACCTCGGCGCTGGACCCCAGCGATGTCGCGCTCGCGCTGCGGAGCGTCGAGGTCGGAGCGTTGGCCGTGCTGCCGAAACCGACGGGCGGTACCGACGACGGGGCCCGACGTGAAGCCGCCGGGTTCGCCCGCAAGGTCGTCACCCTGGCCAGCGTGCGGGTGATCCGCCGGTACCCGGGTGCAGGCAGCAGAGGGCAGCGACGGTCGGCCACCGACGTCGCGACTGCGCAGGTGGTCTCCCCCCGCCGGGCCGTCATCGAGATCGTCGCGGTCGCCGCCTCCACCGGTGGCCCCCGGGTCGTGTACGAACTGCTGAGTGCCCTGCCGCGCGACCTCCCGGTACCCGTACTCGTCGTGCAGCACATCGCCGAAGGCTTCGTCGAGGGGTTCGCACGGTGGTTGGACGCTGGCACGGAACTCGTCGTCCGGCTAGCGGTCGAAGGGGAGCCGCTGACGCCAGGCACGGTCCTCGTCGCACCCGAGGATCGCCACCTCAGGGTCGACCACCTCCGACGGGTGGTCCTCGACGACGGTCCTCCCATAGGAGGTTTCCGCCCCGCGGCGACGGCGCTGTTCGAGTCCATCGCCGAGGCCTACGGCGACAGGGGTGCGGGCGTGATGCTCAGCGGCTTGGGCGACGACGGGCTCGCGGGCCTGCTCAGCCTGCACGCCTCGGGCGGCGTGGTGCTCGCCCAGGATGAGGCCACCTGCGCCGTCTTCGGCATGCCCGGTGTCGTCGCGGCCGCCGGCATCGCGCAGACCGTCGGCCCGGTCGGCGCTCTGGCCGAGCAGATCCTGCAGCACACCGCGAAGGCAGTCACATGA